One Haloarcula sp. CBA1127 genomic window carries:
- a CDS encoding LLM class oxidoreductase, protein MTAVDHANAGYRRLYEQDGLSFGLGFPLTGEQESTPDIDAELRLASHAEAVGFDALWARDVPTYWPRFGDAGGAFDPWSLLSHVAAHTESVALGTASIVLPLRHPIHVAKSAATVDRLSDGRLVLGVASGDRDPEYPAFDVDPENRGQLVRDSVDALRALWREEYPTLEGSWGQIDGELDVLPKPTTDTLPLFPTGNARQSTEWIAENGDGWIFYHLPESTLESYLDTWRSHAPEKPFTIALQVEFADDPTAEPEPLHQGYRAGVEWFREYFQRLEDYGLDHVIVGIRTAEPQAAMTTFASEIIEEL, encoded by the coding sequence ATGACTGCTGTGGACCACGCGAACGCCGGCTATCGGCGATTGTACGAGCAGGACGGACTCTCGTTCGGGCTCGGATTTCCGCTCACAGGCGAACAGGAGTCGACGCCGGATATCGACGCAGAACTCCGGCTGGCAAGCCACGCCGAAGCCGTCGGCTTCGACGCGCTCTGGGCGCGAGACGTCCCGACGTACTGGCCACGGTTCGGGGACGCCGGCGGGGCCTTCGACCCGTGGTCGCTGCTGTCCCATGTCGCCGCCCACACCGAGTCAGTCGCACTCGGTACTGCGAGCATTGTCCTCCCGTTGCGCCATCCCATCCACGTGGCGAAGTCGGCCGCAACTGTCGACCGGCTCTCCGACGGCCGGCTCGTGCTGGGTGTCGCCTCCGGTGACCGCGACCCGGAGTATCCGGCGTTCGATGTCGACCCCGAGAACCGGGGGCAACTCGTCCGTGACAGCGTCGACGCGCTCCGCGCGCTCTGGCGAGAGGAGTACCCGACGCTCGAGGGTTCCTGGGGCCAGATTGACGGCGAACTGGATGTCCTCCCGAAGCCAACGACGGACACGCTCCCGCTCTTTCCGACTGGTAACGCCAGACAGTCGACGGAGTGGATCGCCGAGAACGGCGACGGCTGGATTTTCTATCACCTCCCCGAGTCGACGCTGGAGTCGTATCTCGATACGTGGCGCAGTCACGCGCCGGAGAAACCGTTCACGATTGCCCTTCAGGTCGAGTTCGCAGATGATCCGACGGCTGAGCCCGAACCGCTCCATCAGGGGTATCGGGCCGGTGTCGAGTGGTTCCGGGAGTACTTCCAACGGCTCGAAGACTACGGCCTTGACCACGTTATCGTCGGGATTCGAACGGCAGAGCCACAGGCGGCGATGACGACATTCGCCAGCGAAATCATCGAGGAACTGTGA
- a CDS encoding DMT family transporter, producing MLPSTFTDRPSLPARYRDSALFVLLAMLFGGSFVAIKTGLRELPPVLFAGLRFDLAAVTLLGYIVVTRPRSTWLPRTRGDFLGIGMAALFLIALNNGLLFLGQGTTTPAAASVMYGLNPILAPVFAWWLLGDRLSWLGAVGIGIALSGVIIIVQPSPSTFTDASAIGQLLVLGAAAAVALGSVLLQRVGPQMDSTPLTAWAMAVGAVLLHVASLLVGEPPTAVIGIGPETIASIVAVGIPSTAVAYAIYFGLINRIGPVRANLVAYVVPIFAALMGWVLLGSSVSLWTFVGFLVVVAGFALIERVTIRMELRRLYHRFEDTSSSQQTPPCDD from the coding sequence ATGTTGCCCTCCACGTTCACTGATCGTCCCTCACTCCCGGCTCGGTACCGAGACAGCGCGCTGTTTGTCCTGCTCGCAATGTTATTCGGTGGTTCGTTCGTCGCCATCAAAACCGGGCTCCGTGAGCTTCCACCGGTGCTGTTTGCCGGCCTCCGGTTCGATCTGGCGGCGGTGACGCTGCTTGGCTACATCGTCGTTACTCGGCCCCGGTCGACGTGGTTACCGCGGACTCGCGGCGACTTTTTGGGCATCGGGATGGCGGCGCTGTTCCTCATCGCGCTCAACAACGGGCTGTTGTTCCTCGGTCAGGGCACGACCACGCCCGCAGCGGCGTCTGTCATGTACGGTTTGAACCCGATACTCGCACCCGTGTTCGCCTGGTGGCTGCTGGGCGACCGCCTATCGTGGCTCGGTGCGGTCGGTATCGGTATCGCACTGAGCGGCGTCATCATCATCGTGCAGCCGTCGCCGTCGACGTTCACCGACGCGAGCGCTATCGGGCAACTGCTGGTCCTCGGCGCGGCCGCGGCCGTGGCCCTCGGCAGTGTGCTACTCCAGCGTGTCGGCCCGCAGATGGACAGTACACCACTGACTGCGTGGGCGATGGCCGTCGGCGCGGTGCTCCTCCACGTAGCGAGCCTGCTGGTCGGGGAGCCGCCCACGGCCGTCATCGGCATCGGTCCGGAGACGATAGCGAGCATCGTGGCTGTGGGCATTCCCTCGACGGCAGTCGCCTACGCCATCTACTTCGGCCTCATCAATCGCATCGGTCCGGTCCGTGCGAATCTGGTCGCGTACGTCGTGCCGATTTTCGCCGCGCTCATGGGCTGGGTGCTGCTGGGCTCGTCGGTGTCACTGTGGACGTTTGTTGGCTTCCTCGTCGTCGTTGCGGGCTTCGCTCTCATCGAGCGTGTGACCATCCGCATGGAACTGCGCCGGCTCTATCACCGCTTCGAGGACACATCCTCGTCGCAGCAGACGCCGCCGTGTGACGACTGA
- a CDS encoding bifunctional 2-polyprenyl-6-hydroxyphenol methylase/3-demethylubiquinol 3-O-methyltransferase UbiG has protein sequence MTTWDERYRAGTYPQRPDPHPVLERYLPTFPPGRALDIATGTGRNALPVAAAGYHVDAVDQSRAGLQIARENAHAAGVEDDIEWLQANLESFAYPASTYDLITISFYRPIDRLPDIIEALADGGCLFIQHHLRTTDDVDGGPSGDRYRFASNELLRAGLGLTVLHYDERTTTTDGTTAATAQLVARKSQGSRQSYPDISE, from the coding sequence ATGACGACCTGGGACGAGCGATACCGAGCGGGCACGTACCCACAACGCCCGGACCCACACCCGGTGTTAGAGCGATACCTGCCGACCTTTCCACCGGGTCGGGCGCTTGACATCGCAACCGGGACCGGGCGGAACGCGTTACCGGTCGCAGCGGCCGGATACCACGTCGATGCAGTCGACCAGTCGCGTGCGGGACTTCAGATTGCCCGGGAAAACGCACACGCCGCAGGCGTCGAAGACGATATCGAGTGGCTACAGGCAAATCTCGAATCGTTCGCGTACCCGGCGTCGACGTACGACCTCATTACGATTAGCTTCTATCGGCCCATCGACCGCCTCCCTGATATCATCGAAGCGCTGGCCGACGGCGGCTGTCTGTTCATCCAGCACCACCTCAGGACGACCGACGACGTGGACGGCGGCCCCTCGGGAGACCGATACCGATTCGCCTCGAACGAACTGCTCAGGGCCGGGCTCGGGCTGACAGTATTGCATTACGACGAGCGGACCACGACGACGGACGGGACGACCGCCGCCACCGCTCAACTGGTCGCCAGGAAGTCACAGGGCAGTCGACAGTCGTATCCAGACATCTCAGAGTAG
- a CDS encoding aldo/keto reductase, whose product MPMLGLGTWQNEDAEQCAESVRTALEAGYRHIDTAQAYDNESAVGDGIAAADVDRDDIFLATKVWISNLSHDDVIETTEESLDKLGVDSVDLLYVHWAAGEYEPEETLPAFDELVDRGLIDNVGVSNFEPHHVETAMDVLDAPVFANQVETHPFLQQSELREHAAEQDYELVAYSPLARGEVFGHDVIEAIADDHDASEAQVSLAWLREKGVTAIPKATSEAHITDNLASLDLSLTDAEIDRIDGIETVDRRVDPDWSPAAWD is encoded by the coding sequence ATGCCGATGCTCGGTCTCGGTACCTGGCAGAATGAAGACGCAGAACAGTGTGCCGAAAGCGTTCGGACGGCACTGGAAGCCGGCTACCGACATATCGACACCGCACAGGCCTACGACAACGAAAGTGCCGTCGGTGATGGTATCGCCGCGGCTGACGTTGACCGCGACGATATCTTCCTGGCGACGAAGGTGTGGATCTCGAATCTCTCACACGACGACGTGATCGAGACGACCGAGGAGAGCCTCGACAAACTCGGCGTCGATTCGGTGGACCTGCTGTACGTCCACTGGGCGGCGGGCGAGTACGAGCCCGAGGAGACGCTCCCGGCGTTCGACGAACTCGTCGACCGCGGCCTGATCGACAACGTCGGCGTCTCGAACTTCGAACCGCACCACGTCGAAACGGCGATGGACGTGCTCGATGCTCCGGTGTTCGCAAATCAGGTCGAGACGCACCCGTTCCTCCAGCAGTCGGAACTGCGCGAGCACGCGGCCGAACAGGACTACGAACTGGTCGCGTACTCGCCGCTGGCACGCGGTGAAGTGTTCGGTCACGACGTCATCGAAGCCATCGCCGACGACCACGACGCGAGCGAAGCGCAGGTCAGCCTCGCATGGCTCCGCGAGAAGGGTGTGACGGCGATCCCGAAAGCCACGAGCGAGGCTCACATCACGGACAATCTTGCGAGCCTCGACCTGTCCCTGACGGACGCCGAAATCGACCGTATCGACGGGATCGAGACCGTCGACCGACGCGTCGATCCGGACTGGTCGCCCGCTGCCTGGGACTGA
- a CDS encoding M48 family metallopeptidase, whose amino-acid sequence MADFGLQVRMLVVGAILFAFYVFAGTALSVLLGLPLVPVLLVGILVVPAVQYKLGKWLALRGAEEMPDDQRFGYVHQMVRRLCRDMSIEEPRLMVMDMGVPNAFAVGRKGAGVVVVSSELMQLLDDDELEGVIAHELAHIKNRDVITMVVGQSIGMLVGYVAYFAVLFGGERNVGSWIMAMIVSSLANALVMVFVLAISRYREYVADADARRAIGTGEPLARALEKISRGAEGRESKVEDSMNALCIFNADKGLFEKLFSTHPPTEKRIQRLRS is encoded by the coding sequence ATGGCAGACTTCGGATTACAGGTGCGGATGCTTGTCGTCGGTGCGATTCTGTTCGCGTTCTACGTGTTCGCCGGCACGGCCCTGTCGGTGCTGTTGGGCCTGCCGCTCGTCCCGGTGCTCCTCGTCGGCATCCTCGTCGTGCCGGCGGTTCAGTACAAACTCGGAAAGTGGCTGGCACTCCGTGGCGCGGAGGAGATGCCGGACGACCAGCGGTTCGGCTACGTCCACCAGATGGTCCGGCGGCTCTGCAGGGACATGAGTATCGAGGAGCCGCGACTGATGGTGATGGACATGGGCGTGCCCAACGCCTTCGCTGTCGGACGGAAAGGTGCGGGTGTCGTCGTTGTGTCGAGCGAACTGATGCAACTGCTGGATGATGACGAACTGGAGGGTGTCATCGCGCACGAACTGGCCCACATCAAGAACCGGGACGTCATCACGATGGTTGTCGGGCAGTCCATCGGGATGCTCGTCGGCTACGTCGCCTACTTCGCGGTGCTGTTCGGCGGCGAGCGAAACGTCGGTTCCTGGATCATGGCGATGATCGTCTCCTCGCTCGCAAACGCGCTGGTCATGGTGTTCGTGCTGGCGATTTCGCGGTATCGAGAGTACGTCGCCGACGCGGACGCTCGCCGCGCCATCGGCACCGGCGAGCCGCTGGCCCGTGCGCTCGAAAAAATCTCTCGCGGTGCGGAGGGGCGAGAATCGAAAGTCGAGGACAGCATGAACGCCCTCTGTATTTTCAACGCCGACAAGGGGCTGTTCGAGAAGTTGTTTTCGACCCACCCGCCGACGGAGAAGCGCATCCAGCGGCTCCGGTCCTGA
- a CDS encoding NAD(P)-binding oxidoreductase, with translation MDPSDVETVFVAGASGGTGRATLRLLSSRVPMVRALTSTPAKTDDLQAAGADEVLVDDLLTPTALTDALSDVDVVLSAVGSNITDVWSRDEYVDGAGTINLLDAAVDAGVEAFVMESAIGVGDEPASPLAAAFDVVIQPIQRAKAEAEAAIREAPVRHTILRPGVLTNGPRTDTVSVAEPGAKLWGSVSRADVARLMIASPVTPAAEDRTLEVVSKPSFPDRALHIDWQLPGSRHAGTVPVDTTDGGP, from the coding sequence ATGGACCCTTCTGACGTGGAGACAGTGTTCGTCGCCGGAGCCAGCGGCGGAACCGGGCGAGCGACGCTCCGACTGCTCAGTTCGCGCGTGCCGATGGTCCGGGCACTGACCAGCACACCGGCAAAAACAGACGACCTGCAGGCGGCCGGCGCTGACGAGGTTCTCGTCGACGACTTGCTGACTCCGACCGCGCTGACCGATGCGTTGTCGGATGTCGATGTTGTCCTGAGCGCTGTCGGCTCGAACATCACGGACGTCTGGTCCCGGGACGAGTACGTCGACGGCGCAGGGACGATCAACCTACTCGATGCGGCTGTCGACGCTGGCGTCGAGGCGTTCGTCATGGAATCCGCTATCGGCGTCGGTGACGAGCCAGCCAGTCCGCTCGCGGCAGCCTTCGACGTCGTCATTCAGCCGATTCAACGCGCAAAGGCGGAGGCCGAAGCCGCGATTCGTGAGGCCCCGGTTCGGCATACAATTCTCCGTCCGGGCGTCCTCACGAACGGGCCCCGAACTGACACCGTTTCGGTCGCCGAACCCGGTGCGAAGCTCTGGGGAAGCGTTTCACGGGCCGACGTGGCCCGACTGATGATTGCATCACCCGTCACGCCGGCGGCCGAAGATCGGACGCTAGAGGTCGTTTCGAAGCCGTCGTTCCCGGACCGCGCGCTACATATCGACTGGCAGCTTCCCGGAAGCAGGCACGCGGGAACCGTGCCGGTCGATACCACAGACGGCGGCCCGTAG
- a CDS encoding class I SAM-dependent methyltransferase — translation MSLPRAKRAITESCPDRLYPLIAGLYQTAFPPDTTEGATAATILDRKQAVPESLPAAELEDVEILPHRTVLLEQLPTSGTVAEFGTGDGSFAESINRITRPETLSLVDRWESDEDRQAVKRRFSGQGDTVRLRDAEPITVLREADTDSLDWVYINSSHKYETTLAELKESQRAVADDGYITGDDYKIVNGVIPAVHQFCSETDWRLAYLTLETHGRRSYALHKS, via the coding sequence ATGTCATTACCGCGGGCGAAACGCGCTATCACCGAGTCCTGTCCGGACCGCCTCTACCCGCTGATTGCCGGACTCTATCAGACCGCGTTTCCGCCCGACACGACAGAGGGAGCCACAGCGGCGACCATTCTAGACCGGAAGCAAGCTGTCCCGGAGTCGCTCCCGGCAGCAGAGCTTGAAGACGTTGAAATCCTCCCCCATCGGACGGTGCTCCTCGAACAGTTGCCGACCAGCGGGACTGTCGCCGAGTTCGGTACTGGAGACGGGTCGTTCGCCGAGTCAATCAACCGGATCACGCGGCCGGAAACGCTCTCTCTGGTCGACCGGTGGGAAAGCGACGAAGATCGACAGGCTGTCAAGCGACGCTTCAGCGGGCAGGGAGACACTGTTCGTCTGCGGGACGCTGAGCCGATTACCGTGCTCCGTGAGGCCGATACCGACTCGCTCGACTGGGTGTATATCAACAGTTCCCACAAGTACGAGACCACGCTGGCCGAACTCAAAGAGAGCCAGCGGGCAGTCGCAGATGACGGCTACATCACGGGCGACGACTACAAAATCGTGAACGGCGTCATCCCCGCCGTCCACCAGTTCTGTTCGGAGACCGACTGGCGGCTGGCGTATCTCACGCTAGAGACCCATGGGCGGCGGAGTTACGCGCTCCACAAGTCGTAA
- a CDS encoding cbb3-type cytochrome c oxidase subunit I, protein MAVLLVGIAGILARIEDWRSYTIAIGGGHGTHERTHAEKPSGILRWLTTVDHKDIGILYGVFAVLAFAWGGIAVVLMRFELMYPAEDFLSASAYNGLLTTHGITMLFLFGTPMLAAFSNYLIPLLIGADDMAFPRINAIAFWLLPPAALLIWGGVLGGPFLENIEPAQTAWTMYTPLSIEQQNPGVDLMLLGLHLSGVAATMGAINFIATIFTERSEDVTWATLDIFSWTVLVQSAQILFAFPLLGSALVMLLLDRNLGTTFFTLDGGGPLLWQHLFWFFGHPEVYILVLPPMGLISYILPKFCGRKLFGFKFVVYSTLALGVLSFGVWAHHMFATGMDPRLRASFMAVSIAIAIPSAVKTFNWMATMWNGALRTTAPFLFCVGFVGNFIIGGVTGVFEAAIPVDLILHDTYHVVAHFHYVIMGGIAFAVFAGIYYWFPLYTGRWYQRSLAKWHFWLTLIGTNVTFFPMVLLGYAGMPRRYATYALTAGPVDLFTLLHQLATLGVVLLVIGQLIFVWNIVTSWLEGPQVADGDPWDLAETEQFPREFAWFERERLPALTDGGEESTGD, encoded by the coding sequence ATGGCGGTACTGCTCGTCGGTATCGCTGGCATACTCGCACGGATCGAAGACTGGCGGTCGTACACGATTGCGATCGGTGGCGGCCACGGGACTCACGAACGCACCCACGCGGAGAAGCCGAGCGGGATTCTCCGATGGCTGACGACGGTCGACCACAAGGATATCGGGATTCTCTACGGCGTGTTCGCCGTCCTCGCGTTCGCCTGGGGCGGTATCGCCGTGGTTCTGATGCGGTTCGAACTGATGTACCCCGCGGAGGACTTCCTCAGCGCCAGTGCCTACAACGGCCTTCTGACGACCCACGGCATCACGATGCTGTTCCTGTTTGGCACACCGATGCTGGCGGCGTTCTCGAACTACCTGATCCCGCTGCTCATCGGGGCCGACGACATGGCGTTCCCGCGAATCAACGCCATCGCGTTCTGGCTGCTGCCGCCGGCCGCCCTGCTCATCTGGGGCGGCGTCCTCGGCGGGCCGTTCCTCGAAAACATCGAACCGGCACAGACCGCCTGGACGATGTACACGCCGCTGTCGATCGAACAGCAGAACCCGGGCGTGGACCTGATGCTGCTCGGCCTCCACCTCTCGGGCGTCGCGGCGACGATGGGGGCGATCAACTTCATTGCGACAATCTTCACCGAACGGAGCGAGGACGTGACCTGGGCAACCCTCGATATTTTCTCCTGGACTGTCCTGGTGCAGTCCGCACAGATCCTGTTCGCCTTCCCGCTGCTGGGCAGTGCGCTGGTCATGCTGCTGCTCGACCGGAACCTCGGGACGACGTTCTTCACGCTCGACGGCGGCGGCCCGCTGCTATGGCAGCACCTGTTCTGGTTCTTCGGTCACCCAGAGGTGTACATCCTCGTTCTGCCGCCCATGGGGCTCATCAGCTACATCCTGCCGAAGTTCTGTGGCCGGAAGCTGTTCGGCTTCAAGTTCGTCGTCTACTCGACGCTGGCCCTCGGGGTGCTCTCCTTCGGCGTCTGGGCGCATCACATGTTCGCGACGGGGATGGACCCCCGACTGCGGGCCTCGTTCATGGCAGTCTCCATTGCTATCGCCATCCCGAGCGCGGTGAAGACGTTCAACTGGATGGCGACGATGTGGAACGGTGCGTTGCGGACCACAGCGCCGTTCCTCTTCTGTGTCGGGTTCGTCGGGAACTTCATCATCGGCGGCGTCACCGGCGTGTTCGAAGCCGCCATTCCCGTCGACCTGATCCTGCACGACACGTACCACGTCGTCGCCCACTTCCACTACGTCATCATGGGCGGGATCGCCTTCGCTGTCTTCGCGGGCATCTATTACTGGTTCCCGCTGTACACCGGCCGCTGGTACCAGCGGTCGCTGGCGAAGTGGCATTTCTGGCTGACGCTTATTGGGACCAATGTCACGTTCTTCCCGATGGTGTTGCTCGGCTACGCCGGGATGCCCCGCCGGTACGCCACGTACGCTTTGACCGCCGGTCCGGTGGACCTGTTTACGCTCCTGCACCAGCTGGCGACACTGGGCGTCGTCCTGCTGGTCATCGGTCAGCTCATCTTCGTCTGGAACATCGTGACCTCGTGGCTGGAGGGGCCGCAGGTCGCGGACGGCGACCCCTGGGACTTGGCGGAGACGGAGCAGTTCCCCCGAGAGTTCGCGTGGTTCGAGCGTGAGCGGCTACCGGCGCTGACCGACGGCGGCGAAGAATCAACCGGGGACTGA
- a CDS encoding cupin domain-containing protein, which translates to MTATDFDAVREYDDDQFSAVEVFRSDRMKVVCGYFEPGQFIPVHAPESDVAIHVQSGTGVVRDGDTERMVESGDVVVVEADTDRGVKANEESRLEALLVTAPPPTDAEHEPVRKGLKKGKFDP; encoded by the coding sequence ATGACAGCGACCGATTTCGACGCCGTCCGGGAATACGACGACGACCAGTTCTCGGCTGTCGAAGTCTTCCGCAGCGACCGGATGAAAGTCGTCTGTGGCTACTTCGAACCCGGACAGTTCATTCCGGTCCACGCACCCGAGAGCGACGTAGCGATACACGTCCAGTCCGGGACCGGTGTCGTCCGTGACGGGGACACGGAGCGGATGGTCGAGTCGGGCGACGTAGTGGTCGTCGAGGCCGACACCGACCGCGGTGTCAAAGCGAATGAGGAGAGTCGACTGGAGGCGTTACTGGTGACGGCACCGCCGCCAACCGATGCGGAACACGAACCGGTCCGGAAAGGGCTCAAAAAGGGCAAGTTCGACCCCTAA